In a single window of the Thermus amyloliquefaciens genome:
- the pheT gene encoding phenylalanine--tRNA ligase subunit beta: protein MRVPFTWLKSFVPELESPQVLEERLAGLGFETDRMERVFQIPGGVVFARVLEAHPIPGTSLKRLVLDAGKVVEVVSGAGNARAGLGVALALPGTEVNGLRIAERTIQGVVSHGMALSPKELGVGEYGGGLLEFPSEALPPGTPLAEAWPEEVVLDLEVTPNRPDALGILGLALDLHALGYSLVLPEERLETENVPIPFGLRVEDPKGAPHFTLAYAFGLRVGPSPIWLQRILFASGMRPISNVVDITNHVMLERAQPMHAFDLRFIGEGIQVRRARPGERLITLDGVERELHPEDLVIAGHLGERSFPLGLAGVMGGAESEVREDTQAIALEVAQFDPVSIRKTARRHGLRTEASYRFERGVDPMGQVPAARRALSLLQALAGARVAERILEEGTPKAPRPIPFRPQYANRLLGTQYPEEAQLSLLRRLGCQVEGEGPYRVTPPSRRLDLELEEDLVEEIARLQGYESIPLDLPAFFPAPDNRGVERPYQRERRLRDLLAGLGFQEVYTYSFMDPEEAALFRLPPPPWRLQNPLSPEKAALRTHLFPGLLKLLRENLALDRPERALLFEVGKVFGKEGAWVREETHLAGLLFGKGLGLPHGERLSGYPLLKGLLEAFLNRLGLDLRVEAHPYPFLHPGVSGRVWVAGEEKGFLGQVHPEILKALGLPPVFLFELLLPLPEEPFRFQDPSRYPLAFRDLAVVVPEATPYGEVEALLRQAAGPYLESLQLFDLYQGPPLREGEKSLAFHLRFRHPERTLKDEEVEEAMARLLAALRARGWDIRG from the coding sequence ATGAGGGTGCCTTTCACCTGGCTCAAAAGCTTCGTGCCTGAGCTGGAAAGCCCCCAGGTGCTGGAGGAGCGCCTGGCGGGCTTGGGCTTTGAAACCGACCGCATGGAAAGGGTCTTCCAGATCCCCGGGGGCGTGGTCTTCGCCCGGGTCCTCGAGGCCCATCCCATCCCCGGCACCAGCCTCAAGCGCCTGGTCCTGGATGCGGGGAAGGTGGTGGAGGTGGTCTCGGGGGCGGGAAACGCCCGGGCGGGCCTCGGGGTGGCCCTAGCCCTCCCCGGCACGGAGGTGAACGGGCTTAGGATCGCGGAAAGGACCATCCAGGGGGTGGTCTCCCACGGGATGGCCCTCTCCCCCAAGGAGCTCGGGGTGGGGGAGTACGGCGGCGGGCTTTTGGAGTTCCCCTCCGAGGCCCTCCCCCCCGGCACCCCCTTGGCCGAGGCCTGGCCGGAGGAGGTGGTGCTGGACCTCGAGGTCACCCCCAACCGCCCGGATGCCCTGGGGATCCTGGGCTTGGCCCTTGACCTCCACGCCTTGGGCTACAGCCTCGTCCTGCCCGAGGAGCGGCTGGAAACGGAGAACGTGCCCATCCCCTTCGGCCTCCGGGTGGAAGACCCCAAGGGGGCGCCCCACTTCACCCTTGCCTACGCCTTCGGCCTCCGGGTGGGGCCAAGCCCCATCTGGCTCCAGCGGATCCTCTTCGCCTCGGGGATGCGGCCCATCAGCAACGTGGTGGACATCACCAACCACGTGATGCTGGAACGGGCCCAGCCCATGCACGCCTTTGACCTGCGCTTCATCGGGGAGGGCATCCAGGTGCGCCGGGCCCGGCCCGGGGAGAGGCTTATCACCCTGGACGGGGTGGAAAGGGAGCTCCATCCGGAGGACCTGGTGATCGCCGGCCACCTAGGGGAAAGGAGCTTTCCCCTGGGCCTTGCCGGGGTCATGGGGGGTGCGGAAAGCGAGGTGCGGGAGGACACCCAGGCCATCGCCCTCGAGGTGGCCCAGTTTGACCCCGTTTCCATCCGCAAGACCGCCCGGCGGCATGGCCTGCGCACCGAGGCCAGCTACCGCTTTGAGCGGGGGGTGGACCCCATGGGCCAGGTGCCCGCGGCGCGGCGGGCCCTAAGCCTCCTCCAGGCCCTGGCGGGGGCCCGGGTGGCGGAGAGGATCCTGGAGGAGGGAACCCCCAAGGCGCCGAGGCCCATCCCCTTCCGCCCCCAGTACGCCAACCGGCTCCTCGGCACCCAGTACCCGGAGGAGGCGCAGCTTTCCCTGCTCAGGCGCCTGGGCTGTCAGGTGGAGGGGGAGGGCCCTTACCGGGTCACGCCCCCAAGCCGCCGCCTGGACCTGGAGCTGGAAGAGGACCTGGTGGAGGAGATCGCCCGCCTTCAGGGCTACGAGAGCATTCCCCTGGACCTTCCCGCCTTCTTCCCCGCCCCCGACAACCGGGGGGTGGAAAGGCCCTACCAAAGGGAACGCCGCCTGCGGGACCTCCTGGCGGGCCTGGGCTTCCAGGAGGTTTACACCTACAGCTTCATGGACCCGGAGGAGGCCGCCCTCTTCCGCCTGCCCCCGCCCCCCTGGCGCCTGCAAAACCCCTTGAGCCCGGAGAAGGCCGCCCTGAGGACCCACCTCTTCCCCGGCCTCCTCAAGCTCCTTCGGGAAAACCTGGCCCTGGACCGCCCGGAAAGGGCCCTTCTCTTTGAGGTGGGCAAGGTTTTCGGAAAAGAGGGAGCGTGGGTGAGGGAGGAAACCCACCTGGCGGGCCTCCTCTTCGGGAAGGGCCTGGGTCTTCCCCATGGGGAGAGGCTTTCCGGCTACCCCCTCCTCAAGGGGCTTCTGGAGGCCTTTTTGAACCGGCTGGGCCTGGATTTGCGGGTGGAGGCCCACCCCTACCCCTTCCTCCACCCCGGGGTCTCAGGGAGGGTGTGGGTGGCCGGGGAGGAAAAGGGATTCCTGGGCCAGGTACACCCCGAGATCCTCAAGGCCCTGGGGCTTCCCCCGGTCTTCCTCTTTGAGCTCCTCCTCCCCCTTCCCGAAGAGCCCTTCCGCTTCCAGGACCCCTCCCGCTACCCCCTGGCCTTCCGGGACCTGGCGGTGGTGGTCCCCGAGGCCACGCCCTACGGGGAGGTGGAAGCCCTTCTTCGCCAGGCGGCGGGACCCTATCTGGAAAGCCTTCAGCTCTTTGACCTTTACCAGGGCCCGCCCCTCAGGGAGGGGGAGAAGAGCCTGGCCTTCCACCTGCGCTTCCGCCACCCCGAGCGCACCCTGAAGGACGAGGAGGTGGAGGAGGCCATGGCCCGCCTCCTGGCCGCCTTGAGGGCCCGGGGCTGGGACATCCGGGGCTAG